AAAACAGACTTAGAGGAAATCAATAATGAAGAGGAGAACTACCTCTTTGCAATTCTACTGGTTCCGGAAACAGAGCAAGGTGTTGATATCCGTCTGATGGGTCATCTTGCTGAAATTGTTCAGGCTATTCATTTCAAAGAAAATTGGATGAAAGCAGACAGTAAGAGGAAGCTAAGAGATTGCCTGCTCACTGAAGAGCATTTCTCTCATATCAGTGTGAATGACCATTCACAGCTAAAGAAGTACATCAACAAGCCCATACGGGATATCGAATTACCAGGAACGTGCCTTATTGCTATCATTTACCGTGGCAGTGAACTCATTATTCCTCACGGAAACACTATTATAAGTGAGATCGATGAATTCCTGTTGATTGGCGAACCGGCTGATATAGAAAGTTTAGCAGGTAACTCATAGATATAAAAAAAGCCTCATGAGAAAAATCTCAAGAGGCTTTTTGTTTCGTACCGCGTACGGGATTTGAACCCGTGCTACCGCCGTGAAAGGGCGGCGTCCTGGACCCCTAGACGAACGCGGCATTTCGAAAATATACTCAATAAAAAAACCGTGGATTTTCGTCCACAGCTAAAAGATAAAAAGGGAGCCCGATGGGAATTGAACCCACGGCCTCTAGGGCCACAACCTAGCGCTCTAACCGACTGAGCTACGAGCTCCGTTTAATAGTACCGCGTACGGGATTTGAACCCGTGCTACCGCCGTGAAAGGGCGGCGTCCTGGACCCCTAGACGAACGCGGCATAAAAATCAATAAGTCAAAAAATAAAGCATGTTACTATGAGGCGACAGGCGGACTCGAACCGCCGTACGAGGTTTTGCAGACCTCTGCCTAACCACTCGGCCATGTCGCCTTGTTAAGTAAGCCAAAGCTTGTACGCCCGACAGGAGTCGAACCTGTAACCTACGCCTTAGAAGGGCGTTGCTCTATCCAGTTGAGCTACGGGCGCTCAACTACAGTATGTCAAAAATCAAAATTTCCCAACGATGAAGTCAGGAAATCAATGTTAGTCGGGGAGACAAGATTTGAACTTGCGACCCTTCGCTCCCAAAGCGAATGCGCTACCGGACTGCGCCACTCCCCGTTCATTCGAAAGACTCCAAATATATGACTTATTTCAGACGGTTACCAAATGAATAAATCACTTTTTTCCTAAAATTTCGGATTTATTCGGAGATGTCTTTCAGGATGGCTTTAACGTAGTTTTCCCAGCTCATATTCTCTGCAGATTTACGAACATTTTCAGAAGGAAGGGGGTGTTCAATAAACTTCAGCATCTGCTCTGCCATAGAATCTATATTCCGGTCTTCGGCAAGATATCCATTATAGCCATCTGTAATGGTTTCAGGGAAGTGACCTACGTTGGTAGCCAGAATTGGAAGTTCAAAATTGTAGGTAAGCGATTCAACACCAGAAGGGGTAGCTGTGAGATAGTAGAGCACGCTGCAATCACTAACCTGAAAATACTTGCTTACATCTTCATTTGGGATAAACTCGTTCTTAACTACGGTACTATCCTGAAGATTTAGTTCTTCAACCAATTTAAGTGGACGGTAATCCTGTTCGCTTTCTTTGTTTTTGAGCAACAGCTTTTGTGCTATTGCAAACAATCCGCGCTTTATTTTTGTGGTGATTTTAGAAGTATCGAGCGTAGCCCAAAATTCTTCACCGCAAATGAGGAAGCTAACATCATCCCGCTGATCTGCTACTTTCTTGAATGCACGGATAGCATTGTGCAAGCCTTTATACTTTCGAATGAATCCGAAGTAAAGAAAAACATGTTTCTTTAAGCCTAATTCTTTTTTGAAAGCTTCGGTATCAAAATCAGGATCCGGCTGATATAAATCATAGACAGGATGAAATAACTTAATCACCGTAGTTGCTTCAGGTGAATGAGTACGCTCGCCGGTTTCATTGACATCAAAGTTTCGACTCGGATATAATGCTTTTAGCTCATCCACCGTTTTATATGCGTGGGTGATGTAGGTATCGGCGTGTTTAATACCCATTTTTGTGAGTCGCTCATCAATAGTGCTGCCTTCTTTTTGAACAACAAAATGCAGATCAAAAATAACCTCTGCTGTGCTATGCTTTTTCAGCCATTTTGAGATTGAACCCATGGGAATTCCCTGTATAGAAATAGCCCATTGAAAAATGACCTTATCAGGGTTTAAGGATTTGATGTACTTCGCGGTTTCTTTCCAACTCAGAGGGTTGTTATAGTTTGTGATGTACTTCACCTTAATCCGAGTGCCTTCCAGAAAGTCAGACTTACTGGATTTATCGACAAATTCCCGGGGAATAATAGACGGATACTGATTGGTCCATGAAACAATATGAACTTCATTATCCGGATTTTTATCCAAAGTTTTAGCTAAAGAGGTATTATAGTTGGAAATACCTCCTTTAAATTTCGGTCCGGGTCCAAAGCATACAATAGTTGCCATCAGCCTAAGCGTATTTTTCTACAGCAGCGTCATAAACACGGCGCATGCCATCTTCGATAGAAAGTTTAGGCTTCCATCCCAAGTCATTATTCACGTAGCTCATATCGGCATATCGTGAGTGAACACCAACTGGCTTATCCAGTAACTTTTTAATATCCGGGTTGTAGCCGGCGAAAGAAGTGAAAATTTCTATGATTTCAAGAAAAGTGGTTAGCTTGCCACTGCCAATGTTAATAGCTTTTCCATCAGAAATGTTATCCATGGCGTAAAGAGTACAGTCCATCACATCTTCAATATGGACAAAATCCCGTCCTTGTTTTCCGGTTCCCCAAACTTCAAAAGGATTCTCTTTTAGTGCTGCACGCCGGGCGATAGCTGGAATAGGGTATGAAAGATCCTGGTCTTCCCCATATCCTGAAAACGGACGGATACAAGTCACAGAAACATCATAGTATTTAGCTGCAATATGCGCGAGATACTCACCGGTAAGCTTAGACCAGCCGTAGGTCATGTCTGGCTGACCCATATTTTTGAAGTCGATGTCGCTCTCACTTAAGGCAATGGCATCAGACTCTGTTTGAAGGTCAACAGGGTAAGCAGCGCTTGAGCTTGGGTAGAGTACACGCTCAGGTTTTTGGCGGCACACCCAAAGAAAGAACTCTGCATCAATAGATAAATCAAGAGCAACTAACATTGGGTCGCCATCAATTTTGGCACGGCCTCCAACAATAGCGGCAAAGTGGAATACATCTTTAAAGCTATCAACTTCAAGTCCGTAGGTCTTGTTGATGTAGTCTTTATCATCCAGCATTGCTCGGATAAAATAGCGGGCATCTTGTTTGAGAAAGACCATGCGTTCGTCTTCTCCAAAATATTCCAGTCCATTTTCTTTCCGAGCCGGTGTTCCATCCGGAAGCCATTCAGAAGGATGAGTTCCGACCGATAAGTCATCAATAAAAAAGATGGTATCGTTGGTTGTTTTATGAAGTCGTTTTACAAAATTTCTGCCGACGAATCCGCACCCGCCTGTAATTAGATGATAGCCCATATAAACGTTTATTTATTCCGATTTTCAGTTAAGATATGAATTTTGATAAAAAGCCTTTGAAAAAGAAGAAATATTCTTGAAAAATCACGTTCTTTGCAGTGCATTTAATCAAAAGAACTACATGAAATATTCGATTTTTCTTACCGTATTTACACTTATTAGTACATCAGTTTATTCTCAATTAAGAGTTTCAGAGTCATCTGCTACCAGAGGTAATAGCCCGAGTCAATTTATTGTGGCCGGGCATCAAGTGGCTATAAATGGTAGTTCTCTGAGTTTTGCAAGCGGAGTCTCAAACGATATTAATATTTTGACATCGCTTTCGGGAAGCTTAAATGCATCGGGTGTTTCTTTGTATGAAGGAAGTGGAACGCCGCTTCTAACAGGTTCTTACAATTTGCAGAGCGGGGATAATTCCGTAAAAGTATATATAAAACCGAATGGCGGATATGTGGTCCGGGAAAACATTGCTAATTTTCTTTTTTATGACAATTCAGGAAAAGTACAGCAATCGATTTCAAACAGTTCTCAGAGTACCGAGGGAGAATCAATTTCCGAATTAGCCGCTGATCCAGCATTTAAGACGACTGTTTTATTCAATCCGAAGATCGTCCGTGGTGGAAAAGAAGGCTCCAGTGCTCAGGTAGTAAACAGAAATTGGACGACCACCAATATTTTCTACAGTGGTGATCGGACTATAAGTTTGGTGAAGGTATCAAAAGATGGCCAGTTTATTGCTGTGGTTTCATCTCAATCCGGATCAGATGATCAGGTAAATATAACAGATCGCTTTGGGAATGAGCTTGGTACATTTACATTCAACCAAAATATTGCAGATGTTAGATTTTCAGGTGAAGGAGAATATATAACCATCCGCTCTTCCAGCAGAGTTGGGGTTTATTCGTTGTTAAGCGGTGAAAGGGAGGGAAGTACAAGCTTCCGGTCTGACTTACATTTTGCAGAATTTGTACCTGAAGACAATGTAATTGTGGCCTTAACTGCCGATGAAACAGCCTCTGTGCTTACCGATGTTGAGCTTCATACTATTAATATTGAAGCGCGATCCATTGAGAGACAAGATTATAGCGGATCATTAGGAAAATCAGAATTGCTGTCCATCGAGTTACAGAGAACGAGAGCAAACCAGTATACGCTAAGTGGATTGAATAAAGCGCTGAACTTAAATGTGAGCTTTTGATTTAAATTTCTTTAAAGAAAGAATTGTCCAAAAAAAAGACCTGCACAAGTGATTGGGCAGGTCTTTCAATGTTCTTAAAGAAAATTCAGTCTAAGCTTCTTTGGGCTTTTCTGAAGTATCCTCTTCTTTAGATTTGGTGTCTTCGTCTTTCTGTGAAGGTTCAGCTTCATCCCAATCAAAGTCTAATCCATCTCTGGATTTATTCATCTTAATCTTGATGAGTGATCCTTCGTTGTGTCTGTTCTCGAGGAGTTCTTCAGCTAATGGATCTTCGATATATTTCTGGATTGCTCGCTTAAGTGGTCGCGCTCCATACTTCTGATCGAAGCCTTTATCTGTAATGAATTCCTTAGCTGCTTTTGTTACTTCAATTTCAAAACCAAGCTCCTTAATTCGTTTGAAGAGATCTTCATTCATCAAGTCGATAATCTGATAGATATCAGCTTTTTCGAGTGGACGGAAGGTGATTACATCATCAATACGATTCAGGAATTCAGGATTAAACACTTTCTTAAGTGCATCCTGAATGGTTGATTTCATCTTCGCATAGTCGAAAGCAGAGTCATCAACATCAAAACCGATGCCTTTACCCATATTTCGGATATCACGTGCTCCAATATTAGAAGTCATGATGATAATAGTATTACGGAAATCAACTCGACGGCCGAGGCTGTCAGTCAGGATTCCATCATCCAACACCTGAAGTAAAATGTTAAACACATCAGGGTGGGCTTTTTCAATTTCATCCAGAAGAATGACACTGTAAGGCTTACGACGAACTTTTTCAGTAAGTACACCACCTTCTTCATATCCAACATATCCCGGAGGAGCTCCTACGAGTCTGGATACAGAGAATTTCTCCATATACTCACTCATGTCGATGCGGATGAGCGTGTCTTCTTTATCAAATAGATACTTGGAAAGAACCTTCGCCATTTCTGTTTTACCAACACCGGTTGGTCCTAAGAAAATAAAGGAACCAATAGGACGGGTTGGGTCTTTAAGTCCAGCACGTGTGCGCTGAATGGCTTTGGTTAATTTGATGATTGCTTCGTCCTGACCAATTACCTGTCCGGAAAGCTCTTCCTTCATTTTCAGAAGTTTCTGGCCTTCGTTCTGGCTAATCTTGTTAACAGGAACGCCACTCATCATGGCTATTACAGAAGCTACATCTTCTTCTTCAACATCATACACAATGTCTTCTGATTCTTTTTCCCACTGCTGTTGAGCTACTTCCAATTCTTCAATCAGACGTTTTTCTTTATCTCGCAGGCGGGCAGCTTCTTCAAAACGTTGCTTCTTAACCATTGAGTTTTTCTCAACACTTGTAGTCTCGATTTCTTCTTCGAGGTCGATAATATTCTGAGGAACCGTGATGTTCGATAAGTGAACGCGAGCTCCTGCTTCATCTAAAGCATCAATCGCTTTATCGGGAAGGAAATGATCGGTTACATATCGGTCGGTGAGTTTCACACAAGCTTCAATCGCATCTTCGGTATAGCGAACGCTGTGATGTTTTTCGTATTTCGGTTTGATTTGATTTAAAATCTCGTTGGTTTCTTCAGGGGTGGTCGGATCAACCATAATCTTCTGGAAACGTCGTTCCAGCGCACCATCTTTTTCAATAAACTGACGATACTCATTCAGAGTTGTAGCACCAATTGCCTGTACATCACCGCGGGCAAGAGCAGGTTTCAGCATATTGGAAGCATCTAAAGAACCACTGGCTCCTCCAGCTCCAACAATAGTATGTAGCTCATCAATAAATAGAATGACATCGTCGGTTTTTTCGAGCTCGGTCATTACCGCTTTCATACGCTCTTCAAACTGACCGCGATACTTCGTCCCAGCTACCAAAGCAGCCAGATCTAAAGCAATTACGCGCTTGTCATAAAGTACACGAGATACTTTACGTTCAATTATTCGTGTTGCAAGTCCTTCTGCAATCGCAGTTTTACCAACACCGGGTTCTCCAATAAGAACCGGGTTATTTTTCTTACGGCGGCTTAATACCTGAGCCACTCGCTCAATTTCTTTTTCACGCCCAATAATTGGGTCGAGGCGACCTTCTTCAGCCATTTCGGTCAAGTCACGGCCAAAGTTATCGAGTACAGGTGTTTTAGATTTTTCCATTTTCTTCTCGCGTGAGCTTCCTGATCCAGAACCGGATCCTTTTGATGCGGATGCACTCGCTGTCATAGACGAAGAATCGCCATGGTCTTCACGAGATTTTCCTGATATGATAAGATCCAGTTCTTCCCGAACTGCATCATAAGAAATGCTGAACTGTTGCAGTATTTGTGCAGCAATATTTTCATCATCTCTCAACAGGGATAATAAAAGGTGCTCAGTACCAATTGTATCGCTTTTATATAATTTGGCTTCTAAATACGTGATACGAAGTACTTTTTCGGCCTGTTTGGTTAACGGAATATTTCCAACCTGAACCGATCCACCTGTACCTCTCACGGTGTCTTCGATTGTTTTTTTAAGTTTGAAAAGATCACAATCCAAATTCTTGAGAATCCGAACTGCAACTCCATCACCTAAACGAACGATACCTAAAATTAAATGCTCCGTTCCGATATAATCATGTCCTAACCGTAAAGCTTCTTCACGGCTGAATTGGATGACATCCCGAACTTTGCTTGAAAAATTTCCCTCCATTAGACGAGTTCCTATAATCTTTGTGCTAAAATAAGTCTGTTAATTTCAGATAAAAAAACGTCTGAAACACTGCTTTAGTTCATTACTACTCGAAGGTAGTAGCGAGGAAAAGTAAATGCAAACTAAATGCGAAGTGATTGGTTAAAATAATGGTTTGCCGGTCATTTCTTTCGGCTGCTCAACACCCATAAGCTTTAGGAGCGTAGGAGATACGTCAGCCAGAATACCATCGTGTAAGGTGATATCATCGGGGTGATTAACCACTATGGCCGGTACTAAAGCAGTTGTATGAGCAGTGTGAGGGCTGCCATCTTCCTTAATCATGCAGTCTGCATTACCGTGATCGGCAATAATCAGAGAGCGATACCCGTGCTTATTTGCTGTTTCAATTACTCTCTTAAGTTGTGCATCAATAGTTTCAACGGCTTTGATTGCCGCTTTCATGTCACCTGTGTGCCCAACCATATCCGGATTTGCGAAATTAAGCACCGCAAGTTGATACTCATTCTTAGCTAAATTTTCGCAAAGTGCATCAGCCACTTGCTCAGCATTCATTTCAGGCTGAAGGTCGTAAGTAGCCACTTTTGGACTTGGAATCACAGTTCGGTCTTCGCCCTCGTTGGGTGTTTCCACTCCGCCATTAAAGAAGTAGGTGACGTGCGGGTATTTCTCGGTCTCAGCTATTCGAAATTGCTTTAAACCTTTTCCGCTTACCCACTCACCAATAGTATTTGTGAGTTCCTGAGGAGGGTAGGCTACATGAGCAAACCCAAAAGTCTCATCATAAGAAGTGAATGTGGTGTAATGGAGATCCAGGTCATCTACATCAAACTCTCTAAAATTATTTTCGTTGAGAGTCCTTGAAATCTGCCGGGCACGGTCTCCACGAATATTGTAATAGATGACAACATCTCCTTTTTCAATTCGCGAGTTGGGAGAGCTATCTAATAGTATTGGTTTGATAAATTCATCGGTGACTTCCGCTTCATAAGAGGCTTTAAAGGCTTCTTCAGCGGAATCGAATTTTTCACCTTCACCATGAACTAAGAGATCGTAAGCAAGTTTAATGCGCTCCCAGCGGTTATCACGATCCATAGCGTAATAACGCCCAACAATAGAAGCCAATTTGCCAACGCCTATCTCTTCGGCTTTTGATTTAAATTCTTTGGCATAATTAATGCCTCCGTCGGGATTAGTATCTCTTCCATCCGTGAAAGCATGCACATTCACATTGTCGATACCGTGTTTTTTGCACAGTTCGAGAAGAGCAAACAGATGCTCATTGTGGCTGTGAACGCCTCCATCCGAGAAAAGCCCCATAAGATGTATCTTATTTTTGGGCTTGGCTTTATTAATAGCTTTTAGAAGTTCTTCATTCTCAAAAAAAGAACCGTCTTTGATAGCCTTATTAATTCTGGAGAGTTCTTGCCAAACAATTCGTCCGGCACCAATATTAAGATGTCCCACTTCAGAATTGCCAAACTGACCGTCTGGGAGACCTACATTTTCTCCGCTTGCAGAAAGTTTGGAGTGGGGACATGATTCAAAAAGTGAATCAATGAAAGGTTTGTCAGCCTGGTCCACAGCGCTGACGGTTGGATCTTTTGCCAACCCGAATCCATCTAAAATGACGAGCAGTGCTTTCGATTCAGGGTTGGTCATCCAACGTGTATTTAAAGGTTGTTAACGTGTTTAGTTAACTGAGCTTTTTTACGAGCGGCATTATTCTTGTGAATAATTCCTTTAACGCTCATTCGGTCGAGGTAAGAAACAGCTTCTTTGAGCGCTTTTTCAGCTTGCTCTTTGTCATTAAGGTCAAAAACCTTTTTGATAAGCGATCTCATTTTTGAGCGTCGGTTACGGTTATGATCTCTTCTTTTCTCAGCCTGACGAACACGTTTAACGGCTTGTTTAGTAATTGGCATTGCGAAATATGCTTTTAAATTGATTTTTCCTCGATTCTTTTCGAGAAACCAAAATTAAGAGTTATGGAAATATTAAACAAGAAATGATTGAATAATTAACAAGATAAGTTTAATTTAGCTGATCTGATATGATAGTGGTAATAGATGGACCCGCAGGATCGGGCAAAAGTTCAACAGCAAAAGCCGTAGCGGCAAATCTTCAGATTCAATTTCTGGACTCTGGAGCGTTGTATCGTGTAGCTACCCTTGTTTATTTGAACTCTAATAAAGAATTACCACAGTTCATTGACATGCTGAAAGAAAGTGAGATTTCCTTTTACTTCAAACAGAAAACATTTCATTCCTTTTTAAATGGTCAAGATGTTAGCGACCAAATACGAAGTATGGAGGTTTCTGAGAATGTAAGTGAGGTAGCCTCAAACCCAGATGTGCGCGCATTTGTCAACGGTTTAATGCATGAAGCAGTAAAACACGACATATATATTGCCGACGGAAGGGATTTGGGTACAGCGGTTTTTCCTGATGCAGCCTTAAAATTTTATATGGTTGCAGATTTAGAAACGCGGGCCAAACGAAGATTTGAAGAAGTGAAAGCGAGTGGCAAGAAAGTTACACTTGAAGAAGTGAAGCAAAACATTGCCGCAAGAGATGAGAAAGATTCTAACCGAAGTTCTGATCCTCTTAAAAAAGCTGACGATGCCATTTTAGTAGATACTTCTGAAATGACGTTCGAAGAGCAGGTCACTTTCATCAGTAATAAGATCAAGGAATTGATCAATCAGACTAAATAATTAATCATAACTTATCCCACAATTGAAAGTCAATTGTGAGGTAAATCTATAACCAAACATAATGACTGAAGAAGTAAAACAAGAACAAACGGAACAGGAAGCTACCGAAGATACGGTTGAAGAAACCACGGTAGCTGAAGCGGAAGAAGAAACAACAGCTGAAGAAAGTTCAGAAGAGCAAGCAGCAGCTGAAGCTAAAGAAACAGCCGCAGAAGAGAGAAAAGAAACATTGACTCATGTGTATTCTGGCGACGTAGAAGGCGAGGTATACAAACTTGAAGACCTCCAGCGCCCATCAGATGAATATTCTGATGACGAATACAATGAAATGGTGGGTATGTACGAAGATACCCTCAATGAAATTGAAGAAAAAGAAATTGTACACGGCCGTGTAGTCTCAGTTGATGAGAAGTACGTGGTTGTTGATATTGGCTTCAAATCTGAAGGTATTATTCAGGTTAATGAATTCTCAAATGAGGCTCTCGAAGCGATGCAGCCCGGCGATGAAGTGGAAGTATTCCTTGATCGTGTTGAAGATAAAGAAGGCCAGCTAATTCTATCCCGC
Above is a window of Balneola sp. DNA encoding:
- a CDS encoding epimerase, whose translation is MGYHLITGGCGFVGRNFVKRLHKTTNDTIFFIDDLSVGTHPSEWLPDGTPARKENGLEYFGEDERMVFLKQDARYFIRAMLDDKDYINKTYGLEVDSFKDVFHFAAIVGGRAKIDGDPMLVALDLSIDAEFFLWVCRQKPERVLYPSSSAAYPVDLQTESDAIALSESDIDFKNMGQPDMTYGWSKLTGEYLAHIAAKYYDVSVTCIRPFSGYGEDQDLSYPIPAIARRAALKENPFEVWGTGKQGRDFVHIEDVMDCTLYAMDNISDGKAINIGSGKLTTFLEIIEIFTSFAGYNPDIKKLLDKPVGVHSRYADMSYVNNDLGWKPKLSIEDGMRRVYDAAVEKYA
- a CDS encoding Clp protease ClpC, whose amino-acid sequence is MEGNFSSKVRDVIQFSREEALRLGHDYIGTEHLILGIVRLGDGVAVRILKNLDCDLFKLKKTIEDTVRGTGGSVQVGNIPLTKQAEKVLRITYLEAKLYKSDTIGTEHLLLSLLRDDENIAAQILQQFSISYDAVREELDLIISGKSREDHGDSSSMTASASASKGSGSGSGSSREKKMEKSKTPVLDNFGRDLTEMAEEGRLDPIIGREKEIERVAQVLSRRKKNNPVLIGEPGVGKTAIAEGLATRIIERKVSRVLYDKRVIALDLAALVAGTKYRGQFEERMKAVMTELEKTDDVILFIDELHTIVGAGGASGSLDASNMLKPALARGDVQAIGATTLNEYRQFIEKDGALERRFQKIMVDPTTPEETNEILNQIKPKYEKHHSVRYTEDAIEACVKLTDRYVTDHFLPDKAIDALDEAGARVHLSNITVPQNIIDLEEEIETTSVEKNSMVKKQRFEEAARLRDKEKRLIEELEVAQQQWEKESEDIVYDVEEEDVASVIAMMSGVPVNKISQNEGQKLLKMKEELSGQVIGQDEAIIKLTKAIQRTRAGLKDPTRPIGSFIFLGPTGVGKTEMAKVLSKYLFDKEDTLIRIDMSEYMEKFSVSRLVGAPPGYVGYEEGGVLTEKVRRKPYSVILLDEIEKAHPDVFNILLQVLDDGILTDSLGRRVDFRNTIIIMTSNIGARDIRNMGKGIGFDVDDSAFDYAKMKSTIQDALKKVFNPEFLNRIDDVITFRPLEKADIYQIIDLMNEDLFKRIKELGFEIEVTKAAKEFITDKGFDQKYGARPLKRAIQKYIEDPLAEELLENRHNEGSLIKIKMNKSRDGLDFDWDEAEPSQKDEDTKSKEEDTSEKPKEA
- a CDS encoding phosphoglycerate mutase (2,3-diphosphoglycerate-independent) (catalyzes the interconversion of 2-phosphoglycerate and 3-phosphoglycerate), with the translated sequence MTNPESKALLVILDGFGLAKDPTVSAVDQADKPFIDSLFESCPHSKLSASGENVGLPDGQFGNSEVGHLNIGAGRIVWQELSRINKAIKDGSFFENEELLKAINKAKPKNKIHLMGLFSDGGVHSHNEHLFALLELCKKHGIDNVNVHAFTDGRDTNPDGGINYAKEFKSKAEEIGVGKLASIVGRYYAMDRDNRWERIKLAYDLLVHGEGEKFDSAEEAFKASYEAEVTDEFIKPILLDSSPNSRIEKGDVVIYYNIRGDRARQISRTLNENNFREFDVDDLDLHYTTFTSYDETFGFAHVAYPPQELTNTIGEWVSGKGLKQFRIAETEKYPHVTYFFNGGVETPNEGEDRTVIPSPKVATYDLQPEMNAEQVADALCENLAKNEYQLAVLNFANPDMVGHTGDMKAAIKAVETIDAQLKRVIETANKHGYRSLIIADHGNADCMIKEDGSPHTAHTTALVPAIVVNHPDDITLHDGILADVSPTLLKLMGVEQPKEMTGKPLF
- the rpsT gene encoding 30S ribosomal protein S20, whose translation is MPITKQAVKRVRQAEKRRDHNRNRRSKMRSLIKKVFDLNDKEQAEKALKEAVSYLDRMSVKGIIHKNNAARKKAQLTKHVNNL
- a CDS encoding cytidylate kinase, producing MIVVIDGPAGSGKSSTAKAVAANLQIQFLDSGALYRVATLVYLNSNKELPQFIDMLKESEISFYFKQKTFHSFLNGQDVSDQIRSMEVSENVSEVASNPDVRAFVNGLMHEAVKHDIYIADGRDLGTAVFPDAALKFYMVADLETRAKRRFEEVKASGKKVTLEEVKQNIAARDEKDSNRSSDPLKKADDAILVDTSEMTFEEQVTFISNKIKELINQTK